In the genome of Bosea sp. ANAM02, the window GCACCGCCGACGATACCAGCTTCGTAGCGGTAGCCCAGCAGGAGCCGACTGAGCGCCGTTGCTCCTGCGCCGAGCATGACGAAGACCGTCGAGAAGCCGAGCGCAAACCAAAAACTCATGGCGAGGGCGTTGATCCGCGACGTGGCTCGCGAGCGCGTGCCGATCGCTGCCGAGCCGCCGGCAATGTAGGAGATATAGCCGGGAACGAGCGGCAGCACACAAGGCGACAGGAACGAGACCGCGCCGGCCGCGAACGCTGCCAGGATGCTGATGTTAGCGATTTCCATCAAGGGGCGACCTTGTCCGGTTTGTCCGCAAGCAGCGACGCGATCTCCTGCGTCGCGGCCGCTTCGTCCCAGGCTCTGGCTCCGTACCAGCGACGCCGCTCCAGGCCATCGGGCCCGAGCAGGATCGTGGTCGGAAGCCCGGAAATCGAGAAGTGCCGTACCGCTCCGCCCTCCGGGTCGAGATAAACGGCGAGGTCGGCAACGCCGAGCTCCTCGATCAGCGGCTTGACGATCTCCGCTCCCTCGCGGTCGACAGAGAGGGCGATGATCACGAGAGGCCGCCCCTGCGACTGACGATGGAGTCGCGCGAGCGCCGGCATCTCCTGTCGGCAGGACCAGCACCACGTCGCCCAGACCGTCAGCAGTACGGCCCGACCGCGAAAGTCCGCGAGGGTCTCGCGGCCGCCATCGAGCCGTTGAATGGCAAGCGTATTGCCACTTCGGGCCCGCGGAGCCCCGTCGCCAATCACGACATAGGCAGTCGATGCGGCCAGCGTCGCCATGACGACGGTCGATAGCGTGAGCCATCCGGATTTGGTCGTTGGGCCGATCAAGCTCGGACCTCGAAACATGAGCTGGTCGCGTGCCGCTGATTGGGCCGGGCGAGAGGTGTCGCGCAGGGCCGGATCGGCGGATCGGAACGGATTGAGCGCCGTGTCGCCGCAAGCCTCGCGCGAGGCTTGACCGTTCAGCCGTTAAGGGGCGGTCCTGTCGCCCTCGGCGGCCCTTCCGGCTCTGCCGCAGCGAAGGGAACTGATCGCTGAATGAAGGTAGCCGTGGCAGCGTCGGTGCGCGTAGCAACCATTGTGGAGACGCTCGGCGGCATCAGCGGCGCCAGCGCAACCGATTTGGCCCAGACGCAGCAGGTGTTGACGCCCTCGATGTGGGCCGCCGCCGGAACGCCTTTCGACTCTGGCGTCGTGCCACAGATCTCGGTGAGCGAAATCTCGCCAGCATTGAACTTCACGGCGAGATGGCTGCTTCCGGCCAGAGCGCTCGC includes:
- a CDS encoding TlpA disulfide reductase family protein; this encodes MATLAASTAYVVIGDGAPRARSGNTLAIQRLDGGRETLADFRGRAVLLTVWATWCWSCRQEMPALARLHRQSQGRPLVIIALSVDREGAEIVKPLIEELGVADLAVYLDPEGGAVRHFSISGLPTTILLGPDGLERRRWYGARAWDEAAATQEIASLLADKPDKVAP